The DNA region AAAATTTTTGGAAGAGTTAAGAGTTTTATGTGATAAACATGGAACACTGCTTATTTTTGATGAGGTCATGAGCGGTTTTAGAGCAAGCCTCAAAGGGGCACAAGGAATTTATTCAACCGTACCCGATTTGGTAACGTTTGGAAAAGTCATTGGTGGCGGTATGCCCGTGGGTGCCTTTGGTGGACGTGCTGAAATCATGGATAAACTCTCTCCTGATGGTCCAGTCTACCAAGCAGGAACACTGAGTGGAAATCCTGTGGCGATGGCAGCAGGACTCGCTTCATTAGAGCAAATTATGGATGATGAAGCGTTGTATATTAGACTTGAAAAAAAGGCTAAGAGACTGGTGGAGGGACTTAAAGAAGCTGCTCAGGTATCGGGTATTTCGCTTCAAGTTTCAGCCATTGGTTCCATGTTTGGCTTTTTCTTTAATGACAAACCCGTGAAAAATTTTGAGGATGCTCTTAAAAGTAATACTACATGTTTTGCTGCCTTTCATCAAGGTATGCTACGTGAGGGTTTTTACTTTGCGTGCTCTCAGTTTGAAACAGGTTTTATCTCTGATGCTATAAGTGATGAGATGATTGAAGAGACCATTGAGGCAGCGATTAAAGTATTTGAAGAGATTGCATGAGTGAAAAACCAAAATACGGCAAACTGATCGAAGGGGCTGAACAGCTCTCATTAGGCATTTCCATTGTGGTAGCAGTGCTCATTGGTATTGGTGTTGGTATGTTAATGAGCAATGTGTTTAACACCCCATGGCTTTTATGGGTTGGTGTTTTTTGGGGAGTGGGTGGCGCTATTTTAAATGTCTACAAAGCTTACAAAAAAAATGTCGCTTCTTTAGATGAACTCAAAGATGATGTACGTTATAAAAAATACCAACAACCTAAAGATGATGATGAAGATGACGACGACAAGTAGGCTTTTGCGCTTTTATCTTTTAGGAGATGTACTGGTCATTCTTCTTTCGTTGATTCAAGGAGGCGAGTGGCTTTTAAACACGCAAATCGCCTTTGTCTGCTCACTGCTGATTACTTTGGCATCGTTTCGCTCGTACCATACGTTTGTGACACGTCGTGTTGATGCTGGGCTAATTCCTGATGATAAATTTGATAAATACTATGAGGACGATCAAGAAGAAGATGATGAAAAAGAAAATGTTACTCCAAGAGTCGCTAAAGTAGGCTTTAAACAGAGTTTTCAAAATCTTGCTTTAAGCTATAAAAGTGCACTTTCACTGTATCGTATCCTTTCGTATGGTGTACTGTTTTTAGCCGTACTTTTTTTAATTCGCCATGATAATTTGGATGCAATAGCTTTTTTTGTGGGCTTAAGTGTGGTTCCACTCTCAAGCTTTTTATCTGTTTTGTTTGTTAAAAAGGGATTGAATGAAACGAATGAGTAATGAAGAGGCCTTACGTCTAATTCGTGAGGTAGATCTTAATACATTAGGTGAGATGGCGTTGAAGCGCAAAATGGAGCTTCACCCTGAAAATTTGACAACATTTGTTGTCGATCGCAACATCAATTATACGAATGTCTGTTGGGTTGATTGTAAATTTTGTGCCTTTTACCGTCATCATAAAGAAGATGAAGCGTATGTACTCTCCTTTGAAGAGATTGGTCAGAAAATCGAAGAGTTGATTGAAATCGGTGGAACGCAAATCCTGTTTCAAGGAGGTGTACATCCTAAGCTTAAAATTGAATGGTATGAAGAGTTGGTGGAGTGGATTAGTACCAATTATCCTAGTATCACGATTCATGGATTCTCAGCTATTGAGATTGATTACATCGCTAAAATCTCGAAGATCAGTTACCAAGAAGTGCTCTTACGTCTTCAGAAAAAAGGGCTTTATAGCATTCCCGGAGCTGGAGCAGAGATACTCAGTGACCGTGTTCGTGATATTATCGCACCTAAGAAATTAGGGAGCGAAGAGTGGCTTGGCGTACACAGAGCCGCTCATAAAATCGGTATGAGATCAACTGCAACGATGATGTTTGGAACGCTGGAAAGCGATGAAGAGATCATCGAGCATTGGGAAAAAATTAGAGAGCTGCAAGATGAAACAGGTGGTTTTCGAGCCTTCATCATGTGGAGTTTTCAAAGTGATCATACCAAGCTTAAAGAAGAACATCCTGAGATTAAAAAGCAGTCCTCAAATCGCTATCTCAGGCTTCTAGCCGTGAGTCGTTTGTACCTTGATAATTTTAAAAATATTCAAAGTTCATGGGTAACACAAGGCAGTTACATTGGTCAGCTTGCTCTGCTGTTTGGAGCGAATGATCTAGGCAGTACGATGATGGAAGAGAACGTCGTCAAAGCAGCAGGTGCAGCTAATCGCATGAATCAAACGGAGATGATTAAGCTCATCAAAGATATTGGGTCTATCCCTGCCAAACGTGATACATCGTACACGATTTTGGAGAAGTTCGCATGAAAAAACTATTTTTTACAATCATGATTTTGTTACAAGGAGTATTAGTGAGTCAAGAG from Sulfurospirillum diekertiae includes:
- a CDS encoding AtpZ/AtpI family protein, which encodes MSEKPKYGKLIEGAEQLSLGISIVVAVLIGIGVGMLMSNVFNTPWLLWVGVFWGVGGAILNVYKAYKKNVASLDELKDDVRYKKYQQPKDDDEDDDDK
- a CDS encoding dehypoxanthine futalosine cyclase — translated: MKRMSNEEALRLIREVDLNTLGEMALKRKMELHPENLTTFVVDRNINYTNVCWVDCKFCAFYRHHKEDEAYVLSFEEIGQKIEELIEIGGTQILFQGGVHPKLKIEWYEELVEWISTNYPSITIHGFSAIEIDYIAKISKISYQEVLLRLQKKGLYSIPGAGAEILSDRVRDIIAPKKLGSEEWLGVHRAAHKIGMRSTATMMFGTLESDEEIIEHWEKIRELQDETGGFRAFIMWSFQSDHTKLKEEHPEIKKQSSNRYLRLLAVSRLYLDNFKNIQSSWVTQGSYIGQLALLFGANDLGSTMMEENVVKAAGAANRMNQTEMIKLIKDIGSIPAKRDTSYTILEKFA